Part of the Labilibaculum antarcticum genome, GTAAGCAATACAAAACCCCATGCATAAACAACACTGTCTGACAAACGAGAAAAGGTTTTACTATTCGCCTCTTTGCTTCCCGGGACAGGCGGTGGAGTTACTTCAAAAAAACTTTGAAATTCAGCAATCTGTTTGGCTTTTTCCCAATCTTTCATGCCTTCACACCAAAGTAAAGTCTCCTTTCCAATTTTCCCTTTCAATTCATTTACCAGATATGGACCTTTTTTGTCTCCACTCTTCACATAGTACCATTGTTTGTTCATCATTAGGTATATTATATTTTAGATTTTTACTATAATTATCTCAGCTGTTTTTCAGTGATATTACTTAATAAACGGACGGAGCAAGAAATAAATCATCCATTGCTTCTATCTTTTCTTTATTTGGCTTGGCATAAAACACTCCGGTATTGCCTCCTGCCCTGCACCCTCGCAAAAACAGATAATACACACCGCCAAAATCGCGCTCGTAATTAAAATTTGGCAAACGCATTTTCAGGTAACGCTTTACTGCAATCGTATAGATCAGGTATTGCAGATGGTAATTGTTATCTGTCATCACCTCGTCTAGTCGCTCGGGAGAATAATCGGTTAAGGAATTGCCAAGGAAGTTTGATTTCCAGTCGAGGATATAATATTTACCATCGTGTTCAAAAAACAGATCGATAAAGCCGGTCATAAAACCTTCCAGTGTTCGGGAATCATCAACACGTGCCTTTTCGCATAGCACACTAATTTCTTTCGGCGTAAATGCATTGATATCGAAGAAGAATTCCATCTCCGAAATCATTTTATTTTTGTCCGTTTGTTGCAGACACCACGGTTTTTCTTCCGATAAATTGGCTTGCAATACTTCTAACATCAACTGGTTGTAATTCTCCAGTTGCTCTTCCTTATAAACCGATGGATAGCCTTTCCCCACTCTTTTAATTATCGAATGGAAGCTATTTTGGGTGAAATCTGCATTTTCGAATAATTCATGCAGAAAATTTCCGGCTACATTCCCCTTCGTTAACTGCTCAAATACAAATGTGTCGTAGTCATTTTCCAAATCGTGTTGTGTTTTGGGATAAGTCTGGTGGTGCTTGTTCAAGGCCGAAAAACTCAGCATTTGCCAGGAGACTTGTATGTTCCCCTCAAATTTCCTGGCTTTACGAAGCACTTTTTCTTCCTCATTGCTATATCTTTCACCCGATAGATCTTTTACGTCCTGTTTTTCGATATAAGGACAATTGGATGGGTCGGAAAGAAAAGCCTCAACACTTCCACGCTTTGTGGTATACACATAAGCTTTATAAACCGTACGGGTAAGGCAAACATAAATTAATCGGCGATTTTCCTGTTCGGTTTGCTCTTGATACAAGCCTATTTCTCTCTCTGTTTTAAATTGAGAGATGCAGTATTTTTGATTCTCAGGATCTTTGTACTCTACAAAAGCTCTTCTCCAATTAAAATCATCTTTTAAATCCAGATAGGGAGCAAAAACAATGTTGTAGGCCAAACCTTTACTGGAATGTATGGTTACAATTTTCACGGCATCATCGTCACTCTCCATGCGTTGCACATATTCATCGCCTTCTTCTTCGGCTCCGGCAATTAGCTTTTGCAGATATGATACTAGTTCTGCGGGCAACAATTGCCTGTCAACTTCTGCTTTGTGAAGCAATTCGATAATTTGGAGCAGATTTGTGAGGGCCCGTTCTCCATCTGCCGAATTAAGCAAGTTAGACCCAACCGAATATTTTTTTAGGAAGAGAGTTAAAGAAGCATAGATTCCCGATTTTAACCAGGATTCTTTTATTTCTCTAAAGTTCTTCAATTCTTTTTCATCATCTAAAGTCAGAAGATCAGCTTTTGTACTGTTTGTTAAACGATTTAGCAAAGCTCGGTTGATATTTGCCTTATCTGGGTTTAAACAAGCTTGCAAGACGTAAGAGATCAATATGGCTTCTTCCGATTGCAATACCTTGCTGTCATCGATACGTACCGCAGGAATTTTCATTTTTGAGAGGGCTGCCTTCACCTCTGCCCCCTGATTTTTAGTGCGAACCAAAACCACAATATCGGATGGCTTCACCTTTCTATCTTCAAGCTTGTAATCGGAGCTCAATAAGTGATAGATCTCAGAAGCGACAGCCGGAGCGATTTCCTGATTGTTCTTCACAAACATCTGAGCCATGTTTTTTACCGGCTCATCTTGATATTGCATCTCCGACAAGGAAGTTCCTGCTTCCACCTGCTCATATCTGATTTTATCGTCACAAAAAGCATTGTCTGCCACCTTAAAAAAGCTATTGAGGGCCGCGACCATATTCGGTGTTGAACGAAAGTTATGACTCATGGTGTATGAGTTCTGCACCTGGGAAGCTGCAAATTTGTAGGTGTCAATATCGGCACCTCTAAATCCGTAAATCGACTGTTTGGGATCTCCGATATAAAAGAGAATATTATTCTGACCAAAGAGACCGTTAAAGATATCGTACTGCATTTTATCGGTATCCTGAAATTCATCGATAAAAACAGCTTTGTATTTCTTTTGCAATTCTCCTTTCAGAAGGCCTGAATCGTCCTTTTCGACTGCACCCGCTAAATTTTGAATTAAATCATCATAGGTGAACACATTCAAATCCTGTTTCCGTTTTTGAATGTAATCTTTTGTGTCGGCGATGGCTTCTCCATACAAATAGCACTTGATGTCTTTCAATGATTCTTTGGCTTCTTCTATACTTTCCTGTATGTTAAGAGCTGAATCGAGAAGAGTTGGAAATAGTTTACTCACATATCCTGTTCCCTTTTTCTCGATCAGTTTCGCTCTGAATTTCACAGAATCATTGGAAAGTGGCTCAAATGTCCTGTTCGGATTTTGTTGCTTTATTTTCGTAAAATCCCGCTCATTGGAAGTTTCAAACAATTGATCAAACCCCTGTTCGGCCTCATCAATTTTTTCTCTTTTTGTAAAGTAATTTTTAAATTCCTCTGCTAAATCCAAGTCTTTGTCGTACACAAAATGTTTCCCGCTAAGGGCTTTCGACACCACAGTGGCCAAATCTTCTCTCGAGATTTTATCACTCACAAGTAATTGAAGATGAGAGGATTCAAGGATTGTTATTTTTTGTCGCCAATATTCATTAATGGCGGTATTGACAATGGCCGCACTATTCTCGATTACCTCAGCAGAGAAAAGTTGTCCTGTTTCAAAAGCAAATTCAGTTAGTGTTTTCTGACAAAAACTGTGTATGGTGAAAATAACCGTTTCATCCAGGTTCAGTTTGGCCTTTCGAAGACGATTCACCGCTTCTTCCCGACCTATTTCGGCAATGCTGCTATCTACGATTCGAGCAATCATGTCATCGCACGTTCCTGTTTGTCGTGCATAAGCTTGTGCCTCACGAATAAATTTTCGAATGCGAGACTCTAATTCAGCCACCGCTGCTTTGGTAAATGTTACCATTAGTATCTGAGGTAGATTTAAGTTTTTTTCCAAAATCAAGCGCAAGACTAATATCCCAATGGAAAAGGTCTTACCGGTTCCAGCACTGGCTTCAATTAAATTACTCCCGCTTAGTTCAACACTATCAACCTTAAACTCTTGTTTGCTTAGCTCTGTCATTTTTTTGTCTTCCTGTATTTACTAGAACAACTCATCACTCACCAATCTGCCAAAAAGATTCTGACTTAAATTTTGTAAAGCTTCTTTATCAGGGGTCTCTGCATTCAAATTGCCAAACATCCCCAATTCTATTTCTTTACTTATATAAACATTAGTCCAAGGTCTATAGTCATCATATATTCCTTCTTTTTTAAGATCCAAAAGCATTTTATTCTCATCATAGTTCTCATCCTTCACGAACTTAAATCCTTGTTTCGGCAAAAAAGGAATGATTTTTTCATGTCCCAATCGAAACAATACGACCAGCTCCTTCAAATTCTCCTTCGCTAATTCCGGAGACATTAGGTGGCGGCAAAACTCAACTGGTTTTTCTAAATATTTTGCCATAAAAACCGTATCCACATTGCAGGAATTGGCCATCAAAACCAAATGTTTAATCCAGGCCTCAACCAGATATTTATCGCGACTGCCTTCACTGGATACATTCACAAACAAATGCTTGTCTCCGTATATCTGATCAATTTCAGCATGCAGTTCTCCGGCAGCTATCTGTGGTAAATCATCCCAGGAAACAGTCAGGCTTAACTTTTGCTCCTCTTTTCCAGAACAAGCAATTTGCCATTGATTTCGAAGCACATCAATTTCATTACGAACGGCTATCATGCTAACTTCACCCATATTGGCCAAAGGCAGATAACCAATCCTCTTCCCTTTTATCAGATAGTTTTCCATATCCTGATCAAGCGTTTTTAGCAAATCCATTTTTCTGCCATACTGCTGCAACATATCAAGAGCAAACAATTCCGTTTCAGGCAAAAGAATCTCCTCATCGTTATAGTAAATCCGCAGAACATTATTGTAGTAGTATTTGAATGGATCCTTGCAAAAGCGGATCACATCCTTCATTTGTATCTGTGTAAGATCCGGCTTTTCTTCCTTCTCCGATTTTTCTATTTTAGCAGCCTTTGCCAAATCATCCCAATTGTTTAAATAGCTGTAGTACTTTTTATCCGACGAATAATAAATCTTACTAAAACTATGCATAGGATGACGGGTGAACAATAGGTCTTTTGCATTGGCATTCCCTGCCTGCAGGTAATCCAAAAATTCATCAAGCAATAGAGATGCAGGTTGCTCGGTGTTGTTTTTAACACTATTCCCAATATAGCTGAGATAT contains:
- a CDS encoding UvrD-helicase domain-containing protein, which translates into the protein MTELSKQEFKVDSVELSGSNLIEASAGTGKTFSIGILVLRLILEKNLNLPQILMVTFTKAAVAELESRIRKFIREAQAYARQTGTCDDMIARIVDSSIAEIGREEAVNRLRKAKLNLDETVIFTIHSFCQKTLTEFAFETGQLFSAEVIENSAAIVNTAINEYWRQKITILESSHLQLLVSDKISREDLATVVSKALSGKHFVYDKDLDLAEEFKNYFTKREKIDEAEQGFDQLFETSNERDFTKIKQQNPNRTFEPLSNDSVKFRAKLIEKKGTGYVSKLFPTLLDSALNIQESIEEAKESLKDIKCYLYGEAIADTKDYIQKRKQDLNVFTYDDLIQNLAGAVEKDDSGLLKGELQKKYKAVFIDEFQDTDKMQYDIFNGLFGQNNILFYIGDPKQSIYGFRGADIDTYKFAASQVQNSYTMSHNFRSTPNMVAALNSFFKVADNAFCDDKIRYEQVEAGTSLSEMQYQDEPVKNMAQMFVKNNQEIAPAVASEIYHLLSSDYKLEDRKVKPSDIVVLVRTKNQGAEVKAALSKMKIPAVRIDDSKVLQSEEAILISYVLQACLNPDKANINRALLNRLTNSTKADLLTLDDEKELKNFREIKESWLKSGIYASLTLFLKKYSVGSNLLNSADGERALTNLLQIIELLHKAEVDRQLLPAELVSYLQKLIAGAEEEGDEYVQRMESDDDAVKIVTIHSSKGLAYNIVFAPYLDLKDDFNWRRAFVEYKDPENQKYCISQFKTEREIGLYQEQTEQENRRLIYVCLTRTVYKAYVYTTKRGSVEAFLSDPSNCPYIEKQDVKDLSGERYSNEEEKVLRKARKFEGNIQVSWQMLSFSALNKHHQTYPKTQHDLENDYDTFVFEQLTKGNVAGNFLHELFENADFTQNSFHSIIKRVGKGYPSVYKEEQLENYNQLMLEVLQANLSEEKPWCLQQTDKNKMISEMEFFFDINAFTPKEISVLCEKARVDDSRTLEGFMTGFIDLFFEHDGKYYILDWKSNFLGNSLTDYSPERLDEVMTDNNYHLQYLIYTIAVKRYLKMRLPNFNYERDFGGVYYLFLRGCRAGGNTGVFYAKPNKEKIEAMDDLFLAPSVY